A single genomic interval of Zobellia nedashkovskayae harbors:
- a CDS encoding aldo/keto reductase encodes MTENTSKTQIGLGMAALGRPEYINIDSLDRDKSEVAFKANAFKVLDAAYENGVRYFDTAPSYGKGEEFLKNWNDSRKHTDVILGTKWGYTYVANWQLGYEGAHEVKEHSREKLIEQWEVSQYLLPSLEYYQIHSATFESKVLQNKPVLEKLLELKRMIGLKIGISTSGPNQKEVIENALQIQIDGEVVFDSFQVTYNMLEQAVLPVLRDIKLQGKKLIIKEAMANGRVFKNDKYPQYQSLYATLETLAEKHQVGVDAVALRYVMDAIQPDYVLSGAADINQLEQNLNANSFTLNEEELAELTKEKVNSKVYWEERSQLSWD; translated from the coding sequence ATGACAGAGAATACATCCAAAACTCAAATAGGGTTGGGTATGGCCGCTTTGGGCCGCCCGGAATATATAAATATTGATAGTTTAGATAGGGACAAGTCTGAAGTTGCTTTCAAGGCTAATGCTTTTAAAGTGTTAGATGCTGCTTACGAGAACGGCGTACGTTATTTTGATACGGCTCCGTCCTACGGAAAAGGCGAAGAATTTTTAAAAAACTGGAACGATAGCCGTAAACATACAGATGTGATCTTGGGTACAAAATGGGGGTATACCTATGTGGCCAATTGGCAGTTGGGCTATGAAGGTGCTCATGAAGTAAAAGAACACTCTCGGGAGAAGCTTATTGAGCAGTGGGAGGTGTCACAATACCTGCTTCCTTCTTTAGAATACTACCAAATTCATTCCGCGACTTTTGAAAGTAAGGTACTTCAGAATAAGCCTGTGTTGGAAAAGCTATTGGAGTTAAAAAGGATGATTGGGCTCAAAATAGGTATTTCCACTAGTGGACCAAATCAAAAAGAGGTTATTGAAAATGCATTGCAAATACAAATAGATGGCGAGGTGGTTTTTGACAGTTTCCAGGTAACTTATAATATGTTGGAACAAGCGGTCTTGCCTGTTTTACGAGATATAAAGTTACAAGGTAAAAAGCTGATTATAAAAGAAGCCATGGCCAATGGCCGGGTTTTTAAAAACGACAAATATCCTCAATACCAGTCTTTATATGCTACGTTAGAAACTTTGGCGGAAAAGCACCAAGTAGGCGTGGATGCCGTTGCTCTGCGTTATGTTATGGATGCCATTCAACCCGACTATGTTTTGAGCGGAGCGGCAGATATTAATCAGTTGGAACAAAATTTAAACGCGAATTCTTTCACTTTAAACGAAGAAGAACTAGCAGAACTTACAAAGGAAAAAGTAAACTCCAAAGTATACTGGGAGGAACGCAGCCAGTTGAGTTGGGATTAA
- a CDS encoding 6-pyruvoyl trahydropterin synthase family protein, which yields MKVKVSRKAHFNAAHRLYHKDWNDDKNTKVFGKCNNPNYHGHNYELIVSVTGEIDSETGFVMDMKVLKDLIEEKVEDALDHKNLNVEVPEFKDLNPTAENISIVIWKKLRPHINEKHELEVVLYETPRNFVTFSG from the coding sequence ATGAAAGTAAAGGTTAGTAGAAAGGCTCATTTTAATGCCGCTCACCGTTTGTATCACAAAGATTGGAACGATGATAAAAATACCAAGGTCTTCGGAAAGTGTAATAACCCCAATTACCATGGTCATAACTATGAGTTGATTGTGAGTGTTACCGGTGAAATTGACTCGGAAACTGGTTTTGTGATGGATATGAAAGTATTAAAAGATTTGATAGAGGAAAAAGTAGAAGATGCTTTGGATCATAAAAATCTAAATGTTGAGGTTCCTGAATTTAAAGACCTAAATCCAACTGCAGAGAATATCTCTATTGTTATTTGGAAAAAATTACGACCTCACATCAACGAAAAGCACGAGCTTGAAGTTGTATTATATGAAACACCCCGAAATTTTGTAACCTTTTCTGGTTAG
- the rpiA gene encoding ribose-5-phosphate isomerase RpiA has product MNAENEKWIAAVASADYVKNGMLVGLGSGSTAAFMIAELGKRVAGGLIMKGIPSSDATAKLAKQAGISLISLDDAGTMDINIDGADEFDPKFQLIKGGGGALLREKILAHNSRFNIIIADSGKKVDRLGKFKLPVETIPFATEIIISELHNMDLKPQLRMKNNEVYKTDENNCIIDVDIFQKDDLQELNNLLIQIPGVVETGFFLTSTDIILMGQGNKVVTFKK; this is encoded by the coding sequence ATGAACGCTGAAAATGAAAAATGGATAGCAGCTGTTGCTTCCGCAGATTATGTAAAGAATGGTATGTTAGTGGGCTTGGGTTCAGGGTCTACAGCGGCGTTTATGATAGCGGAGCTTGGTAAAAGAGTTGCAGGCGGACTCATAATGAAAGGCATACCGTCGTCAGATGCTACGGCCAAACTGGCCAAACAAGCTGGTATATCTTTAATTTCTTTGGATGATGCAGGAACCATGGATATTAATATTGATGGAGCCGATGAGTTTGATCCTAAATTTCAATTGATAAAAGGTGGAGGAGGAGCCTTGCTCAGAGAGAAGATATTGGCCCATAATTCAAGGTTTAATATCATTATTGCAGATTCAGGTAAAAAAGTAGACCGTTTAGGAAAATTCAAACTACCTGTGGAAACCATACCTTTTGCTACAGAGATTATTATTTCTGAATTGCATAATATGGATTTGAAACCACAATTACGCATGAAGAATAATGAGGTATATAAGACCGATGAGAATAACTGCATTATAGATGTTGATATTTTTCAAAAAGATGATTTACAAGAATTAAATAATCTGCTCATTCAAATTCCTGGTGTGGTCGAAACCGGATTTTTCCTAACCTCTACAGATATTATTTTAATGGGGCAGGGAAACAAGGTTGTTACCTTTAAAAAGTAA
- a CDS encoding transglycosylase domain-containing protein: protein MILKRIKPSFLRYILLAAIAFVVFFFVFILSIYWGAWGKIPGKEELSDFQYQRASEVYTADSVLIGKYYLFDRQPIAFEAIPKNVLNALVAIEDERFYEHTGIDYPSLGRVAVKTLLMQDQSAGGGSTLTQQLAKNLYPRRDRKKANIVVDKIKEMFIASKLEDIYSKDEILTHYLNTVSFGDNTFGIESASLKFFNKQAKDLTVEQGAVLVGMLKATYGYNPRIFPERSLTRRNLVLLSMANNDYISAEQKDSLTNIPTKLDYRDFDNNSGLAPYFREEVRKQLLKWNDKQKEEGNEYNIYTSGLKVYTTLDYNMQFWAEEAMQDHMKSLQSSFEKSYGKNAPWLKNKKLIEKVVKNSDVYRKLKKQGLEHQQIMDSLSLNKELVLTDWDGEKTLKGSSIDSIAHYMKILNTGSLALDPKTGAVKTWIGGVDFEHFKYDHVAQSKRQVGSTFKPIVYTAALETGTLPCTYFSAEEVEYENLKGWTPSNSGKKDEAYLNYSMEEALSHSVNTVAVKVLEKAGIQNVITMAKNMGIFSKLPEQPSLALGTGEIYLNELAGAYASYMNNGKAVLPYLIEKITDRKDSVLTKFEPKRAKTTAFSEETRQIMVEMMKGTIDKGTASRIRTTYKLNNAIAGKTGTTQNNKDAWFVAIMPKLIHVTWVGLDNHEIGFRSTSLGQGANAALPIFAKWMQEMNKHSYYNEITQAQFKRPNPATLEMLDCEPVKRDGFFKRLFKNPDKKKTKAFRKRNSG from the coding sequence TTGATTTTAAAAAGAATAAAGCCCTCATTTTTAAGATATATCTTACTAGCCGCAATCGCCTTTGTGGTATTCTTCTTTGTTTTTATTCTCAGTATTTACTGGGGAGCTTGGGGCAAAATACCAGGCAAGGAAGAGCTTTCTGACTTCCAATACCAAAGAGCTTCTGAAGTTTATACCGCAGACAGTGTACTTATTGGTAAGTATTATTTATTTGATAGGCAACCTATTGCTTTTGAGGCTATTCCTAAAAATGTACTGAACGCCTTGGTGGCCATTGAAGATGAACGTTTTTACGAGCACACCGGTATTGACTACCCCAGTTTAGGGCGCGTAGCTGTAAAGACTTTACTTATGCAGGACCAATCCGCAGGTGGCGGAAGTACTTTAACACAACAGCTTGCTAAAAATTTATACCCCCGTAGGGATAGAAAAAAGGCAAATATTGTAGTCGATAAAATAAAAGAGATGTTCATTGCTTCCAAACTGGAAGACATTTACTCCAAAGACGAAATTCTTACCCATTACCTAAATACCGTTTCCTTTGGCGATAACACTTTTGGGATAGAGAGTGCTTCGCTTAAATTTTTCAATAAGCAAGCCAAAGACCTCACAGTTGAGCAAGGTGCTGTTTTGGTAGGAATGCTGAAAGCTACCTACGGCTACAACCCTCGTATATTTCCGGAGAGGAGCCTGACCCGTAGAAATTTAGTATTGTTATCCATGGCGAACAACGATTATATTTCCGCAGAACAGAAAGATAGCCTTACCAATATCCCAACAAAATTAGACTATCGCGACTTTGATAACAATTCTGGACTGGCGCCTTATTTTAGGGAAGAAGTTAGAAAGCAATTGCTAAAATGGAATGACAAGCAGAAGGAAGAAGGTAATGAATACAATATTTACACTTCCGGTCTAAAAGTATATACCACCTTGGATTATAATATGCAATTCTGGGCAGAAGAAGCCATGCAGGATCATATGAAATCGCTGCAAAGTAGTTTTGAAAAAAGCTATGGAAAAAATGCACCATGGCTAAAAAACAAAAAGCTAATTGAGAAGGTGGTCAAAAATTCCGATGTTTATAGAAAGCTTAAAAAACAAGGTTTGGAACATCAGCAAATTATGGATTCCCTCAGTTTAAATAAAGAATTAGTATTGACGGATTGGGATGGCGAGAAGACCCTAAAAGGTAGCTCTATAGATAGTATTGCTCATTACATGAAAATTTTGAATACCGGTTCTTTAGCACTGGACCCAAAAACAGGTGCTGTAAAAACTTGGATTGGTGGTGTAGATTTTGAACACTTTAAGTACGACCATGTTGCACAGAGCAAACGCCAAGTAGGTTCTACCTTTAAACCTATTGTCTATACCGCAGCGTTGGAAACGGGCACTTTACCTTGCACCTATTTCTCTGCAGAAGAGGTAGAATATGAAAATTTAAAAGGATGGACACCAAGTAACTCCGGTAAAAAAGACGAGGCCTATCTTAACTATTCCATGGAGGAGGCACTAAGCCATTCCGTAAATACGGTAGCGGTAAAAGTTCTGGAAAAGGCGGGAATCCAAAACGTTATAACCATGGCAAAGAACATGGGTATTTTCTCAAAATTACCTGAACAGCCGTCACTAGCATTGGGTACCGGAGAAATTTATCTTAATGAATTAGCCGGCGCATATGCAAGTTATATGAATAATGGCAAAGCAGTTCTCCCCTACCTCATTGAAAAGATTACCGATAGAAAAGACTCCGTTTTAACCAAATTTGAACCAAAAAGAGCTAAAACAACGGCTTTTTCGGAAGAAACAAGGCAAATTATGGTAGAAATGATGAAAGGTACTATAGATAAGGGTACAGCCTCTAGAATACGTACAACCTATAAACTGAACAACGCTATTGCCGGGAAAACCGGAACCACTCAAAACAATAAAGATGCATGGTTTGTGGCAATTATGCCAAAATTGATCCATGTTACCTGGGTTGGACTGGACAATCATGAAATTGGATTTAGAAGTACCAGTTTGGGACAAGGCGCAAATGCCGCCCTCCCTATTTTTGCCAAGTGGATGCAGGAAATGAACAAGCATTCATACTATAATGAAATTACCCAAGCACAGTTTAAACGCCCCAATCCAGCAACTTTAGAGATGCTAGATTGTGAACCCGTAAAACGTGATGGCTTCTTTAAACGCTTGTTTAAAAATCCCGATAAGAAAAAGACAAAAGCTTTCAGGAAAAGGAATTCTGGCTAA
- a CDS encoding DUF4369 domain-containing protein → MKNIILLSTISLLLLSCGGDTKNTMTVTGNVKGLKKGTLYLQHVPDSVLTTIDSLQIEGNGNFTFTTELESPEIFYLYLSKKDASDLNDRITFFGEPGTISINTSWNTFDTNAKITGSESQEKLEEYRKTMSRFNMKTLEIVQMANDPNNVLDSLQLDSVQTLSDKNVQRGYAFSVNFAINNKNSYIAPYIALNEVPDANVKYLDSIYNVLSPEVSESKYGKQLKTYLESIKK, encoded by the coding sequence ATGAAAAACATAATTCTTTTAAGTACAATCTCTCTTCTGTTGCTTTCTTGTGGAGGCGATACCAAAAATACCATGACCGTAACCGGAAATGTAAAAGGACTTAAGAAAGGTACGCTCTACCTTCAGCATGTGCCTGACTCGGTTTTGACTACCATAGATTCTTTGCAAATAGAAGGTAATGGCAATTTTACCTTTACAACAGAACTTGAAAGCCCGGAGATTTTCTATCTCTACTTAAGTAAAAAAGATGCCAGCGATTTAAACGACCGTATTACCTTTTTTGGTGAACCTGGTACGATTAGCATAAATACGTCTTGGAACACTTTTGACACGAATGCAAAAATAACTGGTTCTGAAAGTCAAGAAAAACTGGAAGAATACAGAAAAACAATGTCTCGGTTTAATATGAAGACCTTAGAAATTGTTCAAATGGCGAATGACCCTAATAATGTTTTGGATTCATTGCAATTAGACTCTGTTCAAACGTTGAGTGATAAAAATGTACAACGTGGTTATGCTTTCTCTGTTAACTTCGCAATCAATAACAAGAACTCATATATAGCTCCTTATATAGCATTAAATGAAGTGCCTGATGCTAATGTTAAATATCTGGATTCAATTTACAACGTATTATCTCCCGAAGTATCGGAATCCAAATACGGCAAGCAATTAAAAACGTACTTAGAAAGTATTAAAAAGTAA
- a CDS encoding protein adenylyltransferase SelO has translation MKFNIQETFNKELPADPIMENSRRQVEKACFSYATPKQTANPSMVHVSPEMANELGFSKEDIKSEEFLKIFTGNKVIEGTTPYAMCYGGHQFGNWAGQLGDGRAINLTEIEHNGKHWALQLKGAGETPYSRTADGLAVLRSSIREYLCSEAMYHLGVPTTRALSLALTGDQVLRDVLYNGNAAYEKGAVVSRIAPSFLRFGNYQIFAAREDTATMRMLVDYTIKHFFPELGQPSKDTYAQFFQAVADTTLEMLVHWQRVGFVHGVMNTDNLSILGLTIDYGPYGWLEGYDHGWTPNTTDRQHSRYRYGNQPNIGLWNLYQLANAIFPLIEEAEPLENVLEGFKTKFEEKYLDMMKSKIGLYEKDDLDQQLLNDLEENLQLTETDMTLFFRNLAKFKKDSGDVDSFMKIVGDAFYAPDEVKGEVLDKWTLWLAAYQNRLERETLLDTERKAKMNAVNPKYVLRNYMAQLAIDEADKGDYTLIDELFVLLKKPYDEQPENEKWFAKRPDWARNKVGCSMLSCSS, from the coding sequence ATGAAATTCAACATACAAGAGACTTTTAATAAAGAATTGCCAGCTGATCCAATTATGGAAAATAGCAGAAGACAGGTTGAAAAAGCCTGCTTTTCATATGCTACTCCTAAACAGACGGCCAATCCAAGTATGGTTCATGTTTCGCCAGAAATGGCCAACGAACTGGGCTTTTCCAAAGAAGACATAAAAAGCGAAGAATTTCTAAAAATTTTTACAGGGAATAAAGTTATAGAAGGGACCACTCCGTATGCCATGTGTTATGGCGGTCATCAGTTCGGTAATTGGGCTGGGCAGTTGGGAGATGGTAGAGCTATTAACCTAACAGAAATAGAACATAACGGAAAACACTGGGCACTGCAATTAAAAGGTGCTGGTGAAACTCCATATTCCAGAACAGCAGACGGACTTGCAGTTTTGCGTTCATCTATTCGTGAATATTTGTGTAGTGAGGCCATGTACCATTTGGGCGTTCCTACAACGCGAGCGCTGTCATTAGCGTTAACCGGTGATCAAGTACTTCGTGATGTGCTTTATAACGGGAATGCAGCTTATGAGAAAGGCGCAGTCGTTAGCCGGATAGCACCTTCTTTTCTTCGTTTCGGGAACTATCAGATTTTTGCTGCGCGGGAAGATACCGCAACTATGAGAATGTTGGTAGATTATACCATAAAGCACTTTTTTCCTGAGTTAGGGCAGCCTTCCAAAGACACGTATGCACAGTTTTTTCAGGCTGTGGCAGATACTACTTTGGAGATGTTGGTACACTGGCAACGTGTGGGTTTTGTACACGGTGTAATGAATACAGACAATCTTTCCATTCTTGGTTTGACCATAGATTACGGCCCCTACGGTTGGTTAGAAGGTTATGACCACGGATGGACGCCAAATACTACGGACCGTCAACATAGTAGATATCGGTACGGGAATCAACCTAATATTGGGTTGTGGAATTTATACCAATTGGCCAATGCTATTTTTCCGTTGATAGAAGAAGCGGAACCTTTGGAGAATGTTTTGGAAGGTTTCAAAACGAAGTTCGAGGAGAAGTATTTGGATATGATGAAGTCTAAAATCGGACTTTATGAAAAGGATGATTTGGACCAACAATTGCTGAATGATTTAGAAGAAAATCTACAGCTTACTGAAACCGATATGACTTTGTTCTTCCGGAACTTGGCCAAGTTTAAAAAGGACTCCGGTGACGTAGATTCGTTTATGAAAATTGTTGGGGATGCTTTCTATGCTCCAGATGAGGTAAAGGGTGAAGTATTAGATAAATGGACGCTTTGGCTTGCTGCCTATCAAAATCGATTGGAAAGAGAAACACTTTTGGATACGGAAAGAAAGGCAAAAATGAATGCGGTAAATCCCAAATACGTGTTGCGTAATTACATGGCGCAATTGGCGATTGATGAAGCTGATAAAGGAGATTACACTCTAATTGATGAATTGTTTGTACTGTTGAAAAAACCGTATGATGAGCAACCGGAGAATGAAAAATGGTTTGCAAAACGTCCGGATTGGGCGCGTAACAAAGTAGGATGTTCCATGTTGTCTTGCAGTTCGTAA
- a CDS encoding DUF4177 domain-containing protein codes for MKKYKIVTQKIGLLKNNDAEFEIELNALAQRGWRVVSVVCMELQSLKAVLERDEA; via the coding sequence ATGAAAAAATATAAAATTGTTACTCAAAAAATTGGGCTTTTAAAAAATAATGACGCCGAATTTGAGATTGAACTCAATGCGTTGGCACAAAGAGGATGGCGTGTTGTAAGTGTCGTGTGTATGGAATTACAAAGTTTAAAAGCTGTTCTTGAAAGAGATGAAGCATAA
- a CDS encoding DUF819 family protein, giving the protein MTEPLLPTPLITDDTVVFGLLALCLGFIFYGSSKNTGFWSKFYGIVPGVLMCYLLPGILASTGIVAEKWETLSETGEIITHTSSLYYVASRYLLPAALVLMTLSIDLKAIMNLGSKALIMFLTGSLGIIIGGPIAILIVSIFSPDTVGGNDFDAIWRGLSTIAGSWIGGGANQAAMYEIFKYNPEKYGAMVLVDIVVANIWMAVILLGVGRTKQIDKWLKADTSAIETLKVKVTAFAEKITRVPTLKDYMMMLCFAFTATGIAHFFGNNISAMLTNSFESVRDQKSFLSFLGSSFFWMVVIATAAGIALSFTKAKNYEGAGASKIGGMFIYLLVATIGMKMDLGKVLENPGLIAIGFIWISIHAGLLILVAKLIKAPFFFLAVGSQANVGGAASAPVVAAEFHPSLTSVGVLLAVFGYVVGTGGALLCAYLMEVASAL; this is encoded by the coding sequence ATGACCGAACCTCTTCTACCCACTCCGCTAATAACCGATGATACTGTTGTTTTTGGACTCTTGGCGCTCTGCCTAGGCTTCATTTTTTATGGCTCATCTAAGAACACAGGCTTCTGGAGTAAATTCTACGGTATTGTTCCTGGCGTGCTCATGTGTTACCTTTTACCTGGTATACTGGCTTCTACAGGAATTGTTGCCGAAAAATGGGAAACCCTAAGCGAAACAGGTGAAATCATAACTCACACTTCTAGTCTGTATTATGTTGCCAGTCGGTATTTGCTACCTGCGGCTTTAGTACTCATGACGTTGAGTATCGATTTAAAGGCGATTATGAATTTAGGTTCCAAGGCATTAATCATGTTTTTAACCGGTAGCCTTGGTATTATTATTGGCGGACCAATTGCTATTTTAATCGTCTCTATTTTTTCTCCCGATACGGTGGGCGGAAATGACTTTGATGCTATATGGAGGGGACTTTCTACCATTGCCGGTAGTTGGATCGGTGGTGGCGCTAACCAAGCTGCCATGTATGAAATCTTCAAATACAATCCTGAGAAATATGGTGCTATGGTGCTGGTAGACATTGTTGTCGCCAATATCTGGATGGCCGTTATTCTGCTGGGTGTAGGCCGTACCAAACAAATTGACAAATGGCTTAAAGCCGATACTTCTGCTATTGAAACGCTAAAAGTAAAGGTGACCGCCTTTGCCGAAAAAATTACCCGTGTACCTACCTTAAAAGATTATATGATGATGCTTTGCTTTGCGTTTACCGCAACGGGTATTGCACATTTTTTCGGGAATAATATTAGCGCAATGTTGACGAATTCTTTTGAAAGCGTTCGTGATCAAAAAAGCTTTCTATCTTTCTTGGGCTCAAGTTTCTTTTGGATGGTGGTCATTGCTACTGCCGCAGGTATAGCATTGTCATTTACCAAAGCTAAAAACTATGAAGGTGCCGGTGCCAGCAAAATTGGCGGAATGTTCATTTATCTTCTTGTAGCGACCATAGGTATGAAAATGGACCTTGGTAAAGTACTTGAAAACCCGGGCTTGATTGCCATTGGTTTTATATGGATTTCCATTCATGCAGGACTATTGATCCTTGTAGCAAAACTTATAAAGGCTCCCTTCTTCTTCTTAGCAGTAGGTAGCCAAGCTAATGTAGGCGGTGCTGCTTCGGCTCCTGTTGTAGCTGCGGAATTTCACCCATCGTTGACTTCCGTTGGGGTGCTTCTAGCTGTTTTTGGTTATGTGGTAGGTACTGGTGGCGCACTGTTGTGTGCCTATTTGATGGAGGTTGCTTCGGCACTTTAG
- a CDS encoding Cof-type HAD-IIB family hydrolase has product MKYKILCSDLDGTLLTTKSDVSELTIAEIDRIKSHLKVILVSARMPSAMTYLQKDLAIEEQPIICYNGALILDGDKELSSVHIGTQHLQQIYELAEANNTQLGLYYKNEWYVVVDSERVQKEIRYTKTSPVFRPTPETLSDWKGREIGAHKIMLMSTKESADILYPALEEKLGEHLNLYRSNDTLIEVAPKSVSKLSAIKSLLQEGESLEHVISFGDNYNDIEMLQNSGHGVAVGNAREEVKAVANAVTLSNTENGVAHYIKKHLVI; this is encoded by the coding sequence TTGAAATACAAAATACTCTGCTCCGACTTAGATGGCACTTTATTAACCACAAAAAGCGATGTTTCCGAACTTACAATTGCCGAAATTGATCGCATTAAATCACATTTAAAAGTCATTTTAGTATCAGCGCGTATGCCTAGTGCTATGACCTATTTGCAAAAAGACCTGGCTATTGAAGAACAACCTATTATTTGTTACAATGGCGCCTTGATACTTGATGGAGACAAAGAACTTTCTTCCGTACATATTGGCACGCAGCATCTCCAGCAAATATATGAGCTGGCAGAAGCCAACAATACTCAACTCGGTTTGTACTATAAAAATGAATGGTATGTAGTAGTAGATTCGGAACGTGTTCAAAAGGAGATTAGATACACCAAGACCTCTCCTGTTTTTAGACCTACACCAGAAACTCTTTCCGATTGGAAAGGTCGCGAAATTGGGGCACACAAGATAATGCTCATGAGCACTAAAGAAAGTGCTGATATCCTTTACCCTGCTTTAGAAGAAAAATTGGGTGAACATCTCAACCTATATCGCTCTAATGATACTTTAATTGAAGTGGCTCCAAAATCCGTTTCAAAACTATCGGCTATAAAATCATTGTTACAAGAAGGTGAATCTCTTGAGCATGTCATCTCTTTTGGTGATAATTACAATGATATTGAAATGCTTCAAAATAGTGGCCATGGGGTTGCAGTGGGTAATGCTCGTGAAGAAGTAAAAGCTGTTGCCAATGCCGTAACCCTGTCCAATACAGAAAATGGCGTGGCACACTATATTAAAAAGCATCTGGTAATTTGA
- the idi gene encoding isopentenyl-diphosphate Delta-isomerase has product MKEEEVILVDQDNNQIGTMPKMEAHEKAVLHRAFSVFVMNDKGETMLQQRASHKYHSPQLWTNTCCSHQRVGESNIQAGKRRLQEEMGFVTELKELFSFIYKAPFDNGLTEHELDHVMMGNYTGNPQINPDEVADWKWMKPEDVKKDITNNPDTYTAWFKIIFEKFYDHIGQNATEDESKG; this is encoded by the coding sequence TTGAAAGAAGAAGAAGTAATCTTGGTAGACCAAGACAATAATCAAATAGGTACGATGCCTAAAATGGAAGCTCACGAGAAAGCTGTGCTCCATCGTGCATTTTCTGTTTTTGTAATGAACGACAAGGGTGAAACCATGTTGCAGCAAAGAGCATCGCACAAATACCATTCTCCTCAACTTTGGACCAATACCTGTTGCAGTCACCAACGTGTTGGTGAAAGTAATATACAAGCGGGAAAAAGAAGGCTACAAGAAGAGATGGGCTTTGTAACGGAACTCAAAGAATTGTTTTCTTTTATTTATAAAGCACCTTTTGACAATGGTCTTACGGAACATGAGCTAGACCATGTAATGATGGGTAACTATACAGGCAATCCGCAAATTAATCCTGACGAGGTAGCGGATTGGAAATGGATGAAGCCCGAGGATGTCAAAAAAGATATTACCAATAACCCTGATACGTATACCGCTTGGTTCAAAATTATTTTCGAAAAATTTTATGATCACATAGGCCAAAACGCAACTGAAGATGAAAGTAAAGGTTAG
- a CDS encoding type I phosphomannose isomerase catalytic subunit has protein sequence MHPLKFNPILKERLWGGTKLKDVLGKPIENDITGESWELSTVPGDISVVSNGDLAGASLQELIEKDPEGVLGKSVYKRFGTDFPILIKFIDAKQDLSIQLHPNDDLAKKRHNSFGKTEMWYVMDADDDASLIVGFNKDVSKEEYAKSIENDTLLDLLNYEKVKEGDTFFINTGKIHAIGAGVLLAEIQQTSDVTYRVFDFNRKDKNGNLRELHTEQALDAIDYNKKDDFKVEYKNDKNTVNDMVDCPYFKTDFLDLNSDLTQDVTDRDSFTIFMCVGGSATIANENGSVEIKKGETTLLPAASNTIKITTQGAKLLEVTI, from the coding sequence ATGCATCCCTTAAAATTCAATCCTATTTTAAAAGAGCGCCTTTGGGGCGGAACCAAACTTAAAGATGTTTTGGGCAAACCAATTGAAAATGATATTACTGGCGAAAGTTGGGAACTCTCAACTGTCCCAGGTGATATTTCTGTGGTTTCCAACGGAGATTTAGCGGGAGCTTCGCTACAAGAGCTTATTGAAAAGGACCCAGAGGGTGTATTGGGTAAGAGTGTTTATAAGCGTTTTGGAACTGATTTTCCAATTCTAATCAAGTTTATTGATGCTAAACAGGACTTATCTATTCAGTTGCACCCTAATGATGATTTGGCTAAAAAGCGCCATAATTCATTCGGAAAAACTGAAATGTGGTATGTTATGGATGCTGATGATGATGCTAGCTTAATAGTTGGCTTCAACAAAGACGTTAGCAAAGAGGAATATGCAAAGAGTATTGAAAATGATACGCTTTTAGACCTTTTGAACTATGAAAAGGTAAAAGAGGGCGATACCTTTTTTATAAATACAGGAAAGATTCATGCCATAGGTGCAGGGGTTCTTTTGGCAGAAATCCAACAGACATCAGATGTTACGTATCGTGTTTTTGATTTTAATAGAAAAGACAAAAACGGAAATCTTAGAGAATTGCATACAGAGCAAGCGTTGGATGCAATTGATTATAATAAGAAAGACGATTTTAAAGTAGAGTATAAAAACGATAAGAATACCGTAAATGATATGGTAGACTGTCCTTATTTTAAAACCGACTTCTTAGACTTAAATTCTGATTTAACGCAAGATGTAACTGATCGTGATTCGTTCACTATTTTTATGTGTGTTGGTGGTTCGGCTACTATAGCTAATGAAAACGGTTCAGTAGAAATTAAAAAGGGAGAAACTACGCTTTTACCAGCTGCATCCAATACCATTAAAATTACAACGCAAGGGGCTAAGCTCTTAGAAGTAACCATTTAA